ATTTGATGTTTTTTCAAAGTGGAAATTGATAATTTCCACTTTATGATTAAATCAGAGACACTTTTTTTGATGCATTTTCAGACGTTGTGGATTTATCATAGGCGTATATCATCTTTGAAGACGAATGACCCGTTACTTTCATGATGTCAGAGTCTGAGCAACCCATTTTTTTGTATTCAGTTACAGCTGTAGCCCTTAAAACATGGGGTGTGACTTTAAACGATATATTTGCTTTTATTCCAGCTTTAGCGAAAGTCCCTGCTAGTTGTTTTAATCCAACACTTTTCCCATTTTTAGTTATAAAAACCAATCCCAACCTATTTCCCACATAATCACTCATTAATTTCATGAATCGTTGTGGGTAGGTTATGATGGTTATTTTGGACACACCCCTACTTTTGTTTTGATCAAAAGATATAGTCCCATTTTCGAATGAAATCTTATCTGTAGTGATGGATAAAGCCTCTGTCACACGCTTTGCACCTTGGAGAATAGTCTGAGCGATTAACCAATCTCTATGATTGATTTTTTCTAAAGCCTCTAAAAACGTGATTCTTTCAACCTTGTTCATAGCATTTGTTTTGACCAGGTCTCTAATTTTATAAAACGTTTTGTTAGATTCTTGATTTGATGGTTGAGCTATAGAAATCAAACCAGATGTTGCTCGGTTTAAGAATTTTGTTAGGGATATATAGCATGCTGCGCGCACTTGTTTTGTTCCCTCTGACCAAGGAACTATTTTCATGGGAACTTGTTTTATTGAATCCAAGATAATATTGTGGTTCACCAGAGCGAATTCTTGTAGGGATATTTTTAGAGAAACTAAACCTATTTTCTCTAATGCTAGGATAGATCCTTTATAAGATCTGGCTGTATGATTGTTTAAGCAAGATAACCACACAAAAACAGCTTCAGAAAGTGGGATATCTCTTAATCCTTCCCAAATACGTTCATTTTTAATAGAAAGAAATTCCTGATGCGATAGGTTGCTTCGGTAAACTTTATTCCCAAACATTGTATCTAAGCCTTTATGCAGTGAATTGTCTTTACGCACACACAACCTCATGATATAAGTTATGAATTTTACCTGATTATTTCCATAATCAAGTAAATTATATTACCTTTATGAAATCCTTAAAGGAATTTCTGGATGTCTTATGATAAAACAATCTGAAGAAGAAAAAGAGCTCTTAGATGTTGAATTTTTTGTTCTAGGACAAGCTGTGAACTATCTGGAACATGCCCATACAGTTGTTCGTAGATTATCAGAGAATCATTTTAAATTAGAAAATCATAAGAACATATTTTTGCTTATACGCGACATATTAAGAGATAGAGATACGATTTCAATCTCTTTGATTTGGGAAGAGATTAAGAGAAGAAATTTAGATAAACGAATGGATGTTTCGTATCTAATACACATGTCTCAAAATGCGGATATACCTATAGATTTAGATCATCATATTGACTTTTTACATGAAAAACACGTTAACAACCTCTTAAAAGAGTTTCTAGATTCATCTTTTCAAGATTTCACAAGGTATCCAAATAGGCGTTCGCCATACACACTTATAGACCAATTCAAAGAGCGTTTAGATAATATTCACAAAAAAACCTCATATCCTAGACGGAAGAATATAGGGAAAACGGTTTATGATATTTTTTCATTAGGCGATGACGGGAAAAATAGTGTTATATCTCAAATACGACATAGATACGACTATAGATCAAGGCACCAAATTGATTATGTTGACGGATTACCTACAGGATATTTACCTATAGACGAGAATAGCATTATATTATCAAAAGGGAATTTTGTTGTTGTTGCTGCAAGACCTGCTATGGGGAAAACTGCTTTTGCTATAGATATAGCTCTTAATCTTGTCCTAGAGCAACAGAAGGCTGTAGGGTTTATTTCATTAGAAATGAGCCCAAATCAGATTGTAGAACGTGTTGTATCAAATTTAAGCGAAATTTCGTGTGAGCAATTAAAAAGAGGTAATTTCTCTAGAGATGTCTTATCCAAAATAGAAGATATCGGTAAAAGACTGCAAGGAACACACTTCTTTATATGCGATAATAAAAGTACGGATTTAAACGCATTAATTGATCAAGCCCGAGAATTAAAAGAAAGTCAGGGTATAGACGCTCTATTCATAGATTATTTACAACTAATAGGCTCTAACAAAAAAGCTGAAAATCGACAGAATGAGATTGCTGAAATCTCAAGGCAGTTGAGAAAACTAGCGGGTGAGTTGCAGATTCCTGTTGTATGTTTATCTCAACTGTCAAGAAAAGTCGAAGATCGTGGGGATAAAAGACCAATGTTATCTGATCTCAGAGACAGCGGTCAGATAGAACAGGATGCGGACGTGATATTGTTCTTACATAGAAAAGATTACTACTCTCAAGAAGCGACAAAAGGACTTTCAGAGATTATAATTGGGAAAAATAGACACGGCTCTGTGTTTTCAACCAACTTAAAATTTAATTCATCTACAGGAAAATTTTCAGTTCAGAAAGAAGCATGGTGAGATCAGAAAATCAAATAATTAAAAGTTCCCTACATTTAGAGAACCAGAAGTTTGGCAGAAAACCCCAGCTATCGGAAGATCAACTTGAGTTGTTTTCTAGTGTCTGCACAGAATCCAAAATCGAAGTAATAGGATTAGATTTACAACCTTCACATTATCACGCTTTAGCTGCTATTCAAAAACTCTTAACTGCTACAAACTATAGAGGAAATTTAGAAGGATCCTATTTATCTAGAGAAACGAATACATTCAAGTTTGAAGGCACAATCCCAAGGATTAAATTTACTAAAGCAGAATATTTAGAAGCTTATGGGGTGAAAAAATACAAGACTTCGAGAAATAAGAATGAATTTGGTGGTAAAGAAGCTCTAATAGCTCTTGAAGCTTTATATCATCTAGGAAATGAACCTTATTTAATAGTTGCCACAAGAAAACGTTGGAATAAAGGAGAAGAAGTCGTTGACCGTTATCAAACATTTTCCCCCATTTTACGTATCTGTGAAGGTTGGGAGGGACTAACTCCAAAAGAAAATAAAGCCTTGGATGAAGAACCTTTTCTTAATCTGGTTTCTAAAAAACATAAAGGGTTTATCATAGAACCATGCCCTATCATTGTAGATCAAATTGATTCCTATTTTGTTTTAAAGCCCGCAAATATGTACCAGGAAATAAAACTAAGATTTCCAAACGCTTCAAAATTCACATATACATTCATAGACTGGATCGTCAGTACTGCAACAAGAAAGAAAATGAATAGCTCAGGGTTAAAAGAGTGGCCTGATAAAATAGAAATAGGTTTTGAAAACCTATCTTACACATTAAGAATGAATCGGTATATTACTTCGAGGAATTGGAAAAAGATAGAATCTGCCATCAATAGGTGTATTGAGATAGCTATAGAACTGAAGTGGTTAAATAAACATGAAAGAATTCAAGGTAAAACTATTTCTAAAAAAGAAGTGTTTTATTTAAATAAAAACAAATTTCAACAAATTTCAACAAACAAAACAATTCAAAACACAACAAACAATAATTAATTGTTGATAGTCAAAAAAAATTAAATTAAAACTCAAATAAAAAGAGTTTTAATTATGGGTAATTCTGGTTT
This genomic stretch from Chlamydia poikilotherma harbors:
- a CDS encoding virulence factor; its protein translation is MVRSENQIIKSSLHLENQKFGRKPQLSEDQLELFSSVCTESKIEVIGLDLQPSHYHALAAIQKLLTATNYRGNLEGSYLSRETNTFKFEGTIPRIKFTKAEYLEAYGVKKYKTSRNKNEFGGKEALIALEALYHLGNEPYLIVATRKRWNKGEEVVDRYQTFSPILRICEGWEGLTPKENKALDEEPFLNLVSKKHKGFIIEPCPIIVDQIDSYFVLKPANMYQEIKLRFPNASKFTYTFIDWIVSTATRKKMNSSGLKEWPDKIEIGFENLSYTLRMNRYITSRNWKKIESAINRCIEIAIELKWLNKHERIQGKTISKKEVFYLNKNKFQQISTNKTIQNTTNNN
- a CDS encoding site-specific integrase; protein product: MFGNKVYRSNLSHQEFLSIKNERIWEGLRDIPLSEAVFVWLSCLNNHTARSYKGSILALEKIGLVSLKISLQEFALVNHNIILDSIKQVPMKIVPWSEGTKQVRAACYISLTKFLNRATSGLISIAQPSNQESNKTFYKIRDLVKTNAMNKVERITFLEALEKINHRDWLIAQTILQGAKRVTEALSITTDKISFENGTISFDQNKSRGVSKITIITYPQRFMKLMSDYVGNRLGLVFITKNGKSVGLKQLAGTFAKAGIKANISFKVTPHVLRATAVTEYKKMGCSDSDIMKVTGHSSSKMIYAYDKSTTSENASKKVSLI
- a CDS encoding replicative DNA helicase, producing MIKQSEEEKELLDVEFFVLGQAVNYLEHAHTVVRRLSENHFKLENHKNIFLLIRDILRDRDTISISLIWEEIKRRNLDKRMDVSYLIHMSQNADIPIDLDHHIDFLHEKHVNNLLKEFLDSSFQDFTRYPNRRSPYTLIDQFKERLDNIHKKTSYPRRKNIGKTVYDIFSLGDDGKNSVISQIRHRYDYRSRHQIDYVDGLPTGYLPIDENSIILSKGNFVVVAARPAMGKTAFAIDIALNLVLEQQKAVGFISLEMSPNQIVERVVSNLSEISCEQLKRGNFSRDVLSKIEDIGKRLQGTHFFICDNKSTDLNALIDQARELKESQGIDALFIDYLQLIGSNKKAENRQNEIAEISRQLRKLAGELQIPVVCLSQLSRKVEDRGDKRPMLSDLRDSGQIEQDADVILFLHRKDYYSQEATKGLSEIIIGKNRHGSVFSTNLKFNSSTGKFSVQKEAW